The Candidatus Krumholzibacteriia bacterium genome contains a region encoding:
- a CDS encoding sensor histidine kinase encodes MSLRRCIFLGSLATVALVVAVALTARRVEASHTVLATSITVAALVFLVAVLLWRTLNSMAERLAISMQCVAMLRAIQTSLQRSLEAKEMLLREVHHRVKNNLQVVSSLLDLQSRSIGDRLLTEKLEVSQNRIRCMALVHESLYGAGQFEHIDARDYLRQLASHLLDSYGHSQSISLHLDLEDLRFDVDRAMTVGLLANELLSNALKHAFPADRSGEVRLQLASQGDACVLTVADDGVGMLPGAQRGKPGHMGMTLVSTFAKQLRGSVAIESDAGTRVHVTFPRTDRMQKAVA; translated from the coding sequence TTGAGCTTGCGTCGGTGCATCTTCCTCGGATCCCTGGCGACCGTGGCGCTGGTCGTCGCGGTCGCGCTCACGGCTCGAAGGGTGGAAGCGAGCCATACCGTTCTCGCTACCAGCATTACCGTCGCCGCGCTCGTGTTCCTGGTCGCCGTTCTTCTGTGGCGCACCTTGAACTCCATGGCCGAACGGCTCGCGATCTCGATGCAGTGCGTCGCCATGCTCAGGGCTATTCAAACGAGTTTGCAGCGCTCTCTCGAAGCAAAGGAGATGCTCCTGCGCGAGGTTCACCATCGGGTCAAGAACAACCTGCAGGTGGTCTCCAGCCTGCTCGACCTCCAGTCGCGCTCGATCGGTGACCGCCTACTGACCGAAAAGCTCGAGGTGAGCCAGAACCGCATCCGCTGCATGGCGCTCGTCCACGAGTCTCTCTACGGTGCGGGTCAGTTCGAGCATATCGACGCTCGGGACTACCTGAGGCAGCTGGCGTCGCACCTCTTGGACAGCTACGGCCACAGCCAGAGCATCTCCCTGCATTTGGATCTCGAGGACCTGCGGTTCGATGTCGATCGGGCGATGACCGTCGGTCTTCTCGCCAACGAACTGCTCTCCAACGCCCTGAAGCACGCTTTCCCAGCGGATCGCTCCGGGGAGGTGCGGCTACAGCTGGCCAGTCAGGGTGATGCCTGCGTGCTCACCGTGGCCGACGACGGTGTCGGCATGCTGCCGGGAGCGCAGCGCGGGAAGCCCGGGCACATGGGCATGACGTTGGTCTCGACCTTCGCGAAACAGCTGCGAGGCTCGGTGGCCATCGAGAGCGACGCCGGCACGCGCGTGCACGTCACCTTCCCCAGGACCGACAGGATGCAAAAGGCGGTGGCGTGA
- a CDS encoding FlgD immunoglobulin-like domain containing protein, producing the protein MSAVAFAVGLGGFAAGALASCLSGFVRDGAGRPVVEGDLDFFDYDTGVKLTTHGDGTDVFGFYSVCVPPGLYTVTFAPPPGSRLLGKEFAPIDLRPDRGLELDVVLDPGTVVAGVVRTADGVPLGGVDVDVDRMSGGRVFTPNDRTDPATGAYAVVVPDGLYRFRFTPPRGAHWQGLQLDAMTVLGDRNLDVALEPGVLLYGHVSDPGGRPWSGVDLDLRRREDGVKVMLLNKSTGANGDYQTAVPPGTFEVRFVSPPGCRAVAARMDSVTIGGDTRLDRVLENGFLVTAVALDSTGAPLAGAELDVIQENTGKKLFMPRNKTDAKGHVELTLRPDMYSFRFDPPSGRNLDRATLRGIPVTEDMTVTAGLPAHGWVHVNGRLVDTAGEGVADVTVQARAVPSGEAVGAPFTSTASTGAFDLALPRREIELLLAPPRGARLVARRLPPVTVAGDVALEDIVLETGVLLTARVTDTMNAPVGGAVLRLLTSPAGAEVYAPHGESGADGVAIVALSPGRYDATVTPPTTTGVAEFTNVTLTGIDVNADTEVAFVLPAPEDRGPRSASFQSLAPNPFAGAIEIGVRVRDPSTVSIDVYDVAGRRVRRLEHGDRPVSTFTCEWEGQQEDGTPAPSGFYFVILRAAGTTETRKILLLR; encoded by the coding sequence GTGAGCGCCGTTGCGTTCGCCGTCGGGTTAGGGGGGTTCGCTGCCGGCGCGTTGGCGTCGTGCCTCTCCGGCTTCGTGCGCGACGGTGCGGGGCGCCCCGTGGTCGAGGGAGACCTGGACTTCTTCGACTACGACACTGGGGTCAAGCTCACGACACACGGTGACGGCACCGATGTCTTCGGTTTTTACAGCGTCTGCGTGCCTCCTGGGCTGTACACGGTGACGTTCGCCCCGCCGCCGGGCTCGAGGCTCCTCGGCAAGGAGTTCGCGCCGATTGATCTCAGGCCCGACCGTGGGCTCGAGCTGGATGTCGTGCTCGATCCGGGCACGGTGGTGGCAGGTGTGGTGAGGACGGCGGATGGCGTCCCGCTCGGAGGGGTGGATGTGGATGTGGACCGCATGTCGGGCGGACGGGTGTTCACGCCGAACGACAGGACCGATCCTGCCACCGGCGCCTACGCTGTGGTCGTCCCTGACGGACTCTACCGCTTCCGTTTCACTCCCCCGCGCGGTGCGCACTGGCAAGGGCTGCAGCTCGACGCCATGACGGTCCTGGGGGACCGAAACCTCGACGTGGCCCTGGAGCCCGGCGTGCTGCTCTACGGGCATGTCAGCGATCCGGGCGGCAGGCCCTGGAGCGGCGTCGATCTCGATTTGCGCAGGCGGGAGGATGGCGTGAAGGTGATGCTGCTGAACAAGTCGACCGGCGCGAACGGCGATTACCAGACGGCAGTGCCGCCGGGCACCTTCGAAGTACGCTTCGTCTCGCCCCCGGGTTGCCGAGCGGTCGCGGCGCGGATGGACAGCGTCACGATCGGAGGCGACACGAGGCTGGATCGCGTTCTGGAGAACGGGTTCCTCGTGACCGCCGTCGCCCTCGATTCCACCGGCGCGCCGCTCGCGGGGGCCGAGCTCGACGTCATCCAGGAGAACACCGGGAAAAAACTCTTCATGCCACGGAACAAGACGGATGCGAAGGGTCATGTCGAGCTGACGCTCCGGCCCGACATGTACTCGTTCCGCTTCGACCCGCCTTCGGGTAGAAACCTCGACCGCGCCACTCTGCGCGGCATCCCGGTGACGGAAGACATGACGGTCACCGCCGGGCTCCCGGCGCACGGATGGGTGCACGTGAACGGACGTTTAGTCGACACGGCGGGGGAGGGCGTCGCCGACGTCACCGTTCAGGCGCGCGCCGTCCCCAGCGGGGAGGCGGTCGGTGCGCCGTTCACGAGCACGGCGTCGACCGGGGCCTTCGACCTGGCGCTGCCACGGCGGGAGATCGAGCTGTTGCTGGCGCCGCCTCGTGGCGCGCGTCTCGTGGCCCGGCGATTGCCTCCGGTGACGGTGGCGGGTGACGTCGCACTGGAGGATATCGTCCTCGAAACCGGCGTTCTGCTCACCGCCAGGGTCACGGACACCATGAACGCACCGGTAGGCGGCGCGGTTCTCCGCTTGCTGACCTCGCCTGCGGGCGCCGAGGTCTACGCACCCCACGGGGAATCAGGGGCCGACGGCGTCGCGATCGTTGCGCTCTCACCCGGACGTTACGATGCGACGGTGACGCCACCTACGACGACTGGTGTCGCCGAGTTCACCAACGTCACCCTGACGGGGATCGACGTCAACGCCGACACCGAGGTCGCTTTCGTGTTGCCAGCACCCGAGGACAGGGGGCCACGCTCCGCCTCCTTCCAGTCGCTGGCACCCAACCCCTTCGCCGGCGCCATCGAGATCGGGGTTCGCGTGCGGGATCCGTCCACGGTGAGCATCGACGTCTACGACGTTGCCGGTCGCCGCGTCCGCCGCCTCGAACACGGTGATCGCCCGGTCTCCACCTTCACCTGCGAGTGGGAAGGCCAGCAGGAGGACGGCACGCCGGCTCCTTCGGGCTTCTATTTCGTGATCCTGCGGGCAGCGGGCACAACGGAGACGCGCAAGATTCTGTTGCTGCGGTGA
- a CDS encoding protein kinase, which yields MQTPPPAKTTADSRTGPSLGTRIFLLMAAVIGVSILLSVVVTAIGAARVSRRAVLRALNNSQSALTAVQEQRRQYLRGLARSLARDPYLTAYAAEAEGTVYDSSILHLLEDRRQEFGFGFAIVLDPEGRVLARTDRPGAAPENLAQAPLVAAALQRGEGVGIWQENGALYDAVALPLAKETTLFGLFVIGFPIDDSQALEMKRLSGTDVVYLALGDAEAAVVASTLDAPSQTQLLAALRRKGLAGGSSLAAHGGAPLELDVDGHDWIALVRPLQAEPSPAVAMALAPLDIELRAFHQIEQLLVGAGVVAMLLALALSYGLSRRTLRPVRQLAVAAAAARQGDYDQQVEVSGNDEVAELAQTFNTLLADLREKRDMQSYIESLSRAMPAPLTEAVHGASAEGATSTEPALPVAGSSSPKPTQAAHGGAPEPAAHGSAPAPAVAPALATGSGARDQEPSPPPPPPPPLAGLQPGTVLGGRYEILSTLGTGGMGVVLKAHDRHLDEIIALKVLRAEIARDQEMLERLKSELKLARKITHQNVLRTFDFLELNGIPCISMEYVHGSTLRSLLARSGRLPYSAGLHLARQLGAGLAAAHAQDIIHRDIKPENIILQSNGNAKLMDFGLARPVVRLVPGMTQAGFVVGTPHYVAPEQLTGANVDQRADIYASGVLLYEVFTGRRPFRGEDPYEVLAQQLKATPTPPRVHWPEIPEELERLLLRCLEREPERRFSHGADLLRALESLRDEPRRRHG from the coding sequence ATGCAAACGCCACCACCGGCAAAGACTACCGCTGACAGCCGGACCGGGCCGTCCCTCGGGACGCGCATCTTCCTGCTCATGGCGGCGGTGATCGGCGTCTCGATCCTGCTTTCGGTGGTCGTCACCGCCATCGGGGCAGCGCGGGTTTCTCGGCGTGCCGTGTTGCGCGCTCTGAACAACAGCCAGTCGGCACTGACCGCCGTGCAGGAACAGCGCCGGCAGTACCTGCGGGGCCTGGCGCGCAGCCTGGCGCGCGATCCCTACCTGACTGCCTATGCCGCCGAGGCGGAAGGCACCGTCTACGACAGCTCGATCCTGCATCTCCTCGAAGACCGCCGGCAGGAATTCGGCTTCGGTTTCGCCATCGTGCTCGATCCCGAGGGGCGTGTTCTCGCCCGCACCGACCGCCCGGGAGCGGCGCCGGAGAACCTCGCCCAGGCGCCGCTTGTGGCCGCTGCACTGCAGCGGGGAGAGGGCGTGGGCATCTGGCAGGAAAACGGCGCGCTCTACGATGCCGTCGCCTTGCCACTGGCGAAGGAGACGACGCTGTTCGGTTTGTTCGTGATCGGCTTTCCGATCGACGACTCGCAGGCCCTCGAGATGAAGCGCCTGAGCGGCACCGATGTCGTCTATCTGGCCCTCGGGGATGCGGAAGCCGCCGTGGTGGCGAGCACTCTCGACGCGCCGAGCCAGACGCAGCTCCTGGCGGCGCTGCGCCGGAAGGGCCTGGCGGGAGGGTCGTCCCTCGCCGCCCATGGGGGAGCGCCGCTCGAGCTCGATGTCGACGGGCACGACTGGATCGCCCTCGTCCGGCCACTGCAGGCCGAGCCATCGCCGGCGGTCGCGATGGCGCTGGCGCCGCTGGACATCGAGCTGCGTGCGTTCCACCAGATCGAGCAGCTCTTGGTAGGGGCTGGAGTGGTCGCCATGCTCCTCGCGCTCGCTCTCTCGTACGGACTCTCGCGCCGCACCTTGCGCCCCGTGCGGCAGCTGGCGGTTGCCGCTGCGGCGGCGCGCCAGGGCGACTACGATCAGCAAGTCGAGGTGAGCGGCAACGACGAGGTGGCTGAGCTGGCGCAAACGTTCAATACCTTGTTGGCGGATCTGCGCGAGAAGCGCGACATGCAGAGCTATATCGAGTCGCTCTCACGCGCGATGCCCGCGCCTCTCACCGAGGCCGTTCACGGTGCGTCCGCGGAGGGCGCCACCTCCACGGAGCCGGCCCTGCCTGTGGCGGGGTCGTCCTCCCCGAAGCCAACCCAGGCAGCGCACGGCGGCGCGCCAGAGCCCGCGGCGCACGGCAGCGCGCCAGCACCCGCGGTGGCCCCGGCACTGGCGACGGGCAGCGGAGCACGGGACCAGGAGCCATCACCGCCGCCGCCACCGCCACCACCACTCGCCGGGCTACAGCCCGGTACCGTGCTGGGGGGACGCTACGAGATCTTGTCCACCCTCGGCACGGGCGGCATGGGCGTCGTTCTCAAAGCCCATGACCGGCATCTCGACGAGATCATCGCTCTCAAGGTCTTGCGCGCCGAAATCGCCCGGGACCAGGAAATGTTGGAGCGACTGAAGAGCGAGCTCAAGTTGGCGCGCAAGATCACGCATCAGAACGTGCTGCGCACCTTCGACTTCTTGGAGCTGAATGGCATCCCTTGCATCTCGATGGAGTATGTCCACGGGAGCACCCTGCGCTCGCTCCTGGCGCGCTCTGGCCGGCTGCCGTACTCTGCGGGACTGCACCTGGCACGGCAGCTCGGAGCAGGGCTCGCTGCCGCCCACGCACAGGACATCATCCACCGCGACATCAAGCCGGAGAACATCATCTTGCAATCGAACGGTAACGCCAAGCTGATGGACTTCGGTCTGGCGCGTCCCGTGGTGCGGCTGGTGCCGGGGATGACACAGGCCGGTTTCGTGGTGGGTACGCCCCATTACGTGGCCCCCGAGCAGCTGACCGGCGCCAACGTAGACCAGCGTGCCGACATCTACGCGAGCGGCGTGCTGCTCTACGAGGTGTTCACTGGCAGGCGACCGTTCCGCGGCGAAGATCCGTACGAAGTCCTGGCGCAGCAGCTGAAGGCGACTCCCACGCCGCCCCGGGTGCACTGGCCCGAAATCCCGGAAGAACTCGAACGCCTCCTGCTCCGCTGTCTCGAACGCGAGCCGGAGCGGCGCTTCTCCCATGGCGCCGACCTGCTGCGCGCGCTCGAGTCGCTGCGTGACGAGCCGAGACGGCGCCATGGGTGA
- a CDS encoding S8 family peptidase produces MKRLVRSLLALSTATLVSSCKSKQPVEDVAPEPPVAPPACAPDEMLVKFKPTLSAQQVEASLAGAGFQSLAYFPAIDVHLCRITSPGDARVTAERYTSDPAVVYAEPNYIYKASAVPNDPRFAELWAMQNANDADIDAVEAWDTQKGSHDVVVAIIDTGVDYNHEDLHDNMWRNPGETGKGKETNGKDDDGNGFIDDVFGWDFASNDNDPMDDNAHGSHVAGTIAASGDNQKGVVGVNWRASIMALKFLDGNGSGDASDAIGAILYAAQNGARVQNNSWGGGGFSRALQEAIVFARDHNVLFVAAAGNEGRDNDNTPSYPSNYEVENVLAVAASDRDDRLATFSNVGRKTVDLAAPGVGILSTTPDNGYQSFDGTSMATPHVSGVAALVLAQYPGLGYREVMVRLAGSVEVKPAFETNTVSGGRLNAQGALSTEPQVAFVSRLDNTSNVDGPYHVQAEATDDGTIATAELVYRVNAGPTTMVGMTSPAPGVYTADIAGQAFGSVVSYFVTVSDDGGQTRQSRTFEFQVAAPEGGQPCGNFALTLPGSTSNGRQLLLGLGNLAIVILGILALRRTSVQARSRVGRQAH; encoded by the coding sequence ATGAAACGGCTCGTTCGCTCGCTTCTAGCACTCTCCACGGCTACGCTCGTTTCCTCGTGCAAGTCGAAGCAACCCGTCGAGGATGTGGCCCCGGAACCACCGGTGGCGCCGCCGGCTTGCGCGCCCGATGAAATGCTGGTCAAGTTCAAGCCGACGCTCTCTGCACAGCAGGTGGAGGCGTCGCTGGCTGGGGCGGGGTTCCAAAGCCTGGCCTATTTCCCGGCCATCGATGTCCACCTCTGCCGCATCACCTCGCCTGGCGACGCACGGGTGACGGCAGAGCGCTACACCAGCGATCCGGCGGTGGTTTATGCCGAGCCCAACTACATCTACAAGGCTTCGGCGGTGCCGAACGACCCCCGCTTCGCCGAACTCTGGGCGATGCAGAACGCCAATGACGCCGACATCGACGCGGTGGAAGCGTGGGACACGCAGAAAGGGAGTCACGACGTGGTCGTCGCCATCATCGATACGGGCGTCGACTACAACCACGAAGATCTGCACGACAACATGTGGCGGAACCCGGGCGAGACCGGGAAGGGCAAGGAAACGAACGGCAAGGACGACGACGGCAACGGCTTCATCGACGACGTCTTCGGCTGGGACTTCGCCTCGAACGACAACGATCCGATGGACGATAACGCCCACGGCTCGCACGTCGCCGGCACCATCGCCGCCAGCGGCGACAATCAAAAGGGCGTCGTCGGCGTGAACTGGCGCGCCTCCATCATGGCGCTCAAGTTCCTGGATGGCAATGGCAGCGGCGACGCGTCGGACGCCATCGGAGCCATCCTGTACGCAGCCCAGAACGGCGCCCGGGTGCAGAACAACAGCTGGGGTGGCGGCGGGTTCTCGCGGGCCTTGCAGGAGGCCATCGTGTTCGCCCGCGACCACAATGTGCTCTTTGTCGCAGCGGCAGGCAACGAGGGCAGGGACAACGACAATACGCCCAGCTACCCGTCCAACTACGAGGTCGAGAACGTGCTCGCCGTGGCCGCCTCCGATCGCGACGATCGGCTCGCGACCTTCTCGAACGTCGGGCGCAAGACCGTCGACCTGGCCGCTCCGGGCGTCGGCATCCTGAGCACGACGCCGGACAATGGCTACCAGTCCTTCGACGGCACTTCGATGGCCACCCCGCACGTGAGCGGCGTTGCCGCCTTGGTGCTGGCGCAGTATCCCGGGCTCGGGTATCGCGAGGTCATGGTGCGCCTGGCGGGCAGCGTCGAGGTGAAACCCGCGTTCGAGACCAACACCGTGAGCGGCGGGCGGCTGAACGCCCAAGGTGCGCTCTCGACCGAGCCACAGGTGGCATTCGTCAGCCGTTTGGACAATACTTCGAATGTGGACGGACCCTATCACGTGCAGGCGGAAGCCACGGACGATGGCACGATCGCTACCGCCGAGCTAGTCTACCGGGTGAATGCGGGCCCGACGACGATGGTGGGGATGACCTCGCCGGCGCCGGGCGTTTACACCGCCGACATCGCCGGCCAGGCTTTCGGGTCCGTGGTCAGCTACTTCGTCACGGTGAGCGACGATGGAGGGCAGACGCGTCAGAGCCGCACTTTCGAGTTCCAGGTCGCCGCTCCCGAGGGCGGCCAGCCGTGCGGGAACTTCGCGCTGACGCTCCCGGGATCGACATCGAACGGCCGCCAGCTGCTGCTGGGACTCGGCAACCTGGCGATCGTCATCCTCGGTATCCTGGCGCTCAGGAGAACGAGTGTCCAAGCACGTTCACGTGTGGGCAGGCAGGCCCACTGA
- a CDS encoding sigma-54 dependent transcriptional regulator — MMSRRLFIVEDEVLMRVHLEKIVRDLGWEVVGSADCRAEAMAGVAKAAKTPDLVLMDLRLADDSDGVALARELRETHDLRAIFVTAYSDRETMRRVEEVGALGYLVKPVMSADVGAALASARGHLEELRRQEQSLPCGQGSPGRDAVPSRPAPRPTSPSGFQGLVGKSAGIQRVFEQIQELARLDWTVLVEGETGTGKELAARALHACSSRRQGPFVAVNCGGLTDSLLSSQLFGHRRGAFTGAVRDQPGFFETADGGTLLLDEIGDMSPSLQRTILRALEERRITRLGETRSRPVNVRVVVASQHDLGAEVRAGRFRADLLYRLRVARLHLPALRERREDVPLLAQWFLEQARRVVGKAIDSVSEAAQRSLGAYDWPGNVRELRHAIDFAVLACHTFRLEPEDLPEEIQEFAPHQEQGSNSGGASLWTRAERERRTDQRLLDALAKTGGNRAQAARLAGMSRATLYRRLEQLEAAAAGERTTKEREAPGERTAQLGLRTKQ, encoded by the coding sequence ATGATGTCGCGGCGGCTCTTCATCGTCGAAGACGAGGTCCTGATGCGCGTGCATCTGGAGAAGATCGTGCGCGACCTGGGATGGGAAGTCGTGGGCAGCGCTGACTGCCGCGCCGAGGCGATGGCCGGTGTCGCGAAGGCGGCGAAGACGCCCGATCTCGTCCTCATGGACCTGCGGCTCGCGGACGACTCGGACGGCGTCGCTCTGGCGCGCGAGTTGCGTGAGACCCACGACCTCCGGGCGATCTTCGTCACCGCGTACTCCGACCGTGAAACGATGCGGCGGGTCGAAGAGGTGGGAGCGCTCGGCTATCTGGTGAAGCCGGTCATGAGCGCCGACGTGGGGGCAGCCCTTGCCAGCGCCCGCGGCCACCTCGAAGAGCTGCGGCGCCAGGAACAGAGCCTGCCCTGTGGGCAGGGTTCACCCGGGCGCGACGCTGTGCCGTCGCGCCCTGCCCCCCGCCCGACATCGCCGTCAGGCTTCCAGGGTCTCGTGGGCAAGAGCGCCGGCATCCAACGTGTCTTCGAACAGATCCAGGAGCTCGCGCGGCTCGACTGGACCGTCCTTGTGGAAGGCGAGACGGGAACGGGGAAAGAGCTCGCGGCACGGGCACTCCACGCCTGCAGCTCGAGGCGACAGGGTCCCTTCGTTGCCGTCAACTGCGGGGGACTCACGGACTCGCTGCTCTCGAGCCAGCTGTTCGGACATCGGCGCGGCGCCTTCACCGGCGCAGTCCGCGATCAGCCGGGTTTCTTCGAAACCGCGGACGGGGGCACACTGCTCCTCGACGAGATCGGCGACATGTCTCCGAGCCTGCAAAGGACGATCCTCCGCGCGCTCGAGGAACGCCGGATCACCCGGCTCGGCGAGACGCGCTCGCGTCCGGTGAACGTGCGTGTCGTCGTGGCTTCGCAGCACGACCTCGGCGCGGAGGTGCGCGCCGGCAGATTCCGCGCCGACCTCTTGTACCGCCTACGCGTGGCGCGCCTGCATTTGCCGGCACTGCGCGAGCGGCGCGAGGACGTGCCGCTTCTGGCGCAATGGTTCCTCGAACAGGCGCGCCGGGTGGTAGGGAAGGCCATCGACTCGGTGAGCGAGGCGGCACAGCGGTCCCTCGGGGCGTACGACTGGCCCGGCAACGTGCGGGAGTTGCGCCACGCCATCGACTTCGCCGTGCTTGCCTGTCACACCTTCCGGCTCGAGCCGGAGGACTTGCCTGAGGAGATCCAGGAGTTTGCGCCGCATCAGGAGCAGGGCTCGAATTCCGGAGGGGCGAGCCTCTGGACGCGCGCCGAACGCGAACGGCGCACCGACCAGCGGCTCCTCGACGCCCTCGCCAAGACGGGCGGCAACCGCGCCCAAGCGGCGCGGCTGGCCGGCATGAGCCGCGCCACGCTCTACCGGCGGCTGGAGCAGCTCGAGGCGGCGGCTGCTGGCGAGCGAACCACCAAGGAGCGCGAGGCCCCCGGCGAGCGAACGGCGCAGCTCGGGCTCAGAACCAAGCAGTGA
- a CDS encoding protease complex subunit PrcB family protein, protein MASLPLELIVQDTGMKQAGSEPQAPPSYRLFHDAGAFESYWQSTYGSAPPPVDFAREFVLCVHQGTKPTGGYAIAAREVQFDAAQRRLDCTLELTEPAPDAMLIQALTSPYAIYRVSLPTGQPLPATKVEIRFQREQAGGKVPVQLQRMQ, encoded by the coding sequence ATGGCTTCACTGCCTCTCGAGCTGATCGTCCAGGACACCGGCATGAAGCAGGCCGGCAGCGAACCGCAAGCCCCACCATCGTACCGGCTGTTTCACGATGCTGGCGCCTTTGAGAGCTATTGGCAGAGCACCTACGGCTCCGCTCCCCCTCCGGTCGACTTCGCTCGCGAGTTCGTCCTCTGCGTTCACCAGGGCACGAAACCGACCGGCGGCTACGCCATCGCTGCCCGGGAAGTGCAATTCGACGCTGCGCAGCGTCGACTCGACTGTACCCTCGAGCTCACCGAGCCGGCGCCGGACGCCATGCTCATCCAGGCGCTGACGAGCCCTTACGCCATCTATCGCGTTTCGCTGCCCACCGGCCAGCCGTTGCCCGCGACGAAGGTGGAGATCCGTTTCCAACGCGAGCAAGCGGGCGGGAAGGTGCCGGTCCAGCTGCAGCGCATGCAGTAA
- a CDS encoding AMIN domain-containing protein, whose protein sequence is MAWTSACLLSGSAAAQTLDGIEFRDTAQQSEVLLKMSGMPTPRVLELASPARLVLDLEGTRKALQVSPPELTEGPVARVRVAQFAQHPVPITRIVADLRRPCRYDLQWVEGGLVLVLTDKPAGVAEELVENADVLRRFLDVYQRDRDPDGAMALLVDGIRGNKIRFDDTENLKAVLDDVAEYYASHNQDDKQFMDLVTSMLDGGRIRLIVDQFHDKALREAVPEKGAARTRKGTGVGGSSAQSAADRYSSLYVLAVEAERRWRAPAALTIDNLASRGQEWKPLAYSVTCKNRAGRTVALPVDLIVQVIPPNAARHDAKARTLVPMRVGSFVLRASTADGALQVEKQVTIQPQTMPEEPMASLIPRRGILEIDERAEFTVTANDALQRKGWRVEWEPQDVLSGLKNYEDSSKAVITIHARRSGVGRLLVTGGGKELSEAQLYVPPTAPSKIAPVTLTFATAGAVAGAMAAADDGNSDAKVWLAYAAVPTLALSAVINWWRYREQGETRERFLREQPAFEGSPPVARATTPRERP, encoded by the coding sequence GTGGCCTGGACCTCTGCATGCCTGCTCTCTGGCTCCGCAGCAGCTCAGACGCTGGATGGAATCGAGTTTCGCGACACGGCGCAGCAGAGCGAAGTCCTGCTCAAGATGAGTGGGATGCCGACTCCGCGTGTTCTCGAGCTAGCCTCCCCTGCCCGCCTCGTCCTCGACCTCGAGGGGACGAGGAAGGCTCTCCAGGTGAGCCCTCCAGAGTTGACGGAGGGCCCCGTCGCACGGGTGCGTGTCGCGCAGTTCGCCCAGCACCCCGTTCCGATCACGCGGATCGTCGCCGATCTGCGCCGGCCGTGCCGGTACGACCTGCAGTGGGTGGAGGGCGGTCTCGTCCTGGTGCTGACGGACAAGCCAGCTGGCGTTGCAGAGGAACTGGTGGAGAACGCGGATGTCCTGCGGCGCTTCCTCGATGTGTACCAACGCGATCGAGACCCGGATGGGGCGATGGCTCTCCTGGTCGACGGGATCCGCGGGAACAAGATCCGCTTCGACGACACCGAGAATCTGAAGGCGGTTCTGGACGACGTTGCCGAGTACTATGCGTCCCACAACCAGGACGACAAGCAGTTCATGGATCTCGTCACCAGCATGCTGGATGGGGGACGTATTCGACTCATCGTCGATCAGTTCCACGACAAGGCGCTTCGCGAGGCAGTCCCCGAGAAAGGTGCGGCTCGAACCCGGAAAGGAACCGGTGTCGGAGGCTCTTCGGCCCAGTCGGCAGCGGACCGCTATTCGAGCCTGTACGTGCTTGCTGTGGAGGCTGAGCGCCGATGGAGAGCTCCCGCAGCACTCACCATCGACAACCTCGCCTCCAGAGGCCAGGAGTGGAAGCCACTGGCGTATTCCGTCACCTGCAAGAACCGCGCTGGCCGCACCGTAGCCTTGCCCGTCGATCTGATCGTTCAGGTAATTCCTCCCAATGCCGCCAGGCATGACGCCAAGGCGCGCACTCTCGTCCCCATGCGGGTTGGATCCTTCGTACTCCGCGCGAGTACCGCGGACGGGGCGCTCCAAGTGGAGAAGCAGGTAACCATCCAGCCGCAAACGATGCCGGAAGAGCCCATGGCTTCATTGATACCGAGGCGTGGGATCCTGGAAATCGACGAGCGCGCCGAATTCACGGTCACTGCAAACGACGCTCTGCAGCGAAAGGGATGGAGAGTCGAATGGGAACCTCAGGACGTCTTGAGCGGGCTGAAGAACTACGAGGATAGCTCCAAGGCGGTCATCACCATCCACGCCCGTCGAAGTGGTGTCGGCCGACTTCTGGTCACCGGTGGCGGCAAGGAACTGAGCGAGGCCCAGCTCTATGTACCGCCCACGGCACCATCCAAGATTGCGCCGGTGACTCTGACCTTCGCCACGGCCGGGGCCGTCGCTGGCGCGATGGCAGCTGCTGACGATGGAAACTCGGATGCGAAGGTCTGGCTAGCGTATGCGGCAGTGCCAACGCTGGCGCTGAGCGCCGTTATCAACTGGTGGCGGTATCGGGAGCAGGGAGAGACGCGTGAGCGGTTTCTCCGGGAGCAGCCCGCTTTCGAGGGTTCCCCACCGGTGGCTCGGGCCACGACTCCCCGCGAGCGGCCATGA